From the genome of Melitaea cinxia chromosome 12, ilMelCinx1.1, whole genome shotgun sequence, one region includes:
- the LOC123658485 gene encoding zinc finger C4H2 domain-containing protein — MTAENEREIYHKLEAMKEIRNKTITLERLKRSILNEVRSGDQEGRCLAQYKREMELLQQEKMSHVEELRQIHADINAMETVIKQTEESMSRKLTNASRLHEDYRPLKAEVDLLRRQCLGLDRLPDLHEEEGSPITPDRFPAPARAVGGAGGAVGGAGGAALGAGAFLAPAPRKPPPPPPAFRSALDRDFLTVDLRQQPPPMKSCLSCHQQIHRNAPICPLCKAKSRSRNPKKPKKK, encoded by the exons ATGACTGCAGAGAACGAAAGAGAAATTTATCACAAGTTAGAGGCCATGAAAGAGATCCG aaataaGACTATTACCTTAGAAAGGCTGAAGCGCAGTATTTTAAATGAGGTTCGTAGTGGAGACCAAGAGGGGCGCTGCCTCGCCCAGTACAAGAGAGAAATGGAGCTTCTGCAGCAGGAGAAGATGAGCCACGTTGAGGAGCTTCGGCAAATACACGCTGATATTAACGCT ATGGAAACCGTAATAAAACAGACAGAAGAAAGCATGTCACGCAAGCTGACCAATGCATCAAGATTGCACGAAGACTACAGGCCATTGAAAGCTGAGGTGGACCTTTTGAGGCGGCAGTGCCTCGGCCTCGACCGGCTCCCCGATCTGCATGAAGAAGAAGGCAGCCCTATCACACCCGA CCGCTTCCCCGCGCCGGCGCGCGCGgtgggcggggcgggcggcgcggtgGGCGGGGCGGGGGGCGCGGCGCTGGGCGCGGGCGCGTTCCTGGCGCCGGCGCCGCGCaagccgccgccgccgccgcccgcgtTCAGGTCTGCTCTCGACCGAGATTTCCTTACCGTTGACCTGAG ACAGCAGCCGCCGCCCATGAAGTCGTGCCTGTCGTGCCACCAGCAGATCCACCGCAACGCGCCCATCTGCCCGCTCTGCAAGGCCAAGAGCCGTTCGAGGAACCCCAAGAAGCCCAAGAAGAAATAG